From Rhodoferax sp. AJA081-3, the proteins below share one genomic window:
- a CDS encoding bifunctional (p)ppGpp synthetase/guanosine-3',5'-bis(diphosphate) 3'-pyrophosphohydrolase, protein MKSLSSEHAPTAPVIAATAASLPEQADALARARAFAEPLLSSAELDTGENVLAHADAVARILHSIGGSQAMQAACYLVYTCDHLNKPHEVIAKAFGSNFADLAMETTKLVRVQRMARIAQQSASHAATPIPMAQTAAAQTESVRKMLLAFSRDLRVVMLRLASRLQTLRHFAATKLVLPPGLASESLQVFAPLANRLGIWEIKWEIEDLSFRFLEPDTYRHVARLLDEKRVEREAHVEKLRLQLAHDLSQQGIHATVQGRPKHIYSIVKKMRGKSLGFDQVYDIRALRIVVPTVPDCYAALGWVHDHFTPVPDEFDDYIARPKANGYQSLHTVVRDATGQPIEVQVRTQAMHDHAETGVAAHWAYKEAGAKGYGGSVTAAGEYDAKIAVLRQLLAWERDLSGAQEGSQQDRVSFDDRIYVLTPNAAIVELPQGATAVDFAYSVHTTLGHRCRGARVDGVMVPLNTPLKNGQTVEVSTVKEGGPSRDWLNPELGFLVSHRARAKVRAWFNALAMGETVAKGREAVEKLLQREGKTAVKLDDLASQLGFNSADDLFEVVGKDEFSLRNIELLLRPPEPAAAQDDYLPLKKPRATGGKGGVLVVGVDSLMTQLAKCCKPAPPDAICGFVTRGKGVSVHRADCSNLRNMVTRSGDRVIEVEWGGKTGGDGSVYPVDVAVEANDRQGLLRDISEVFAKEKMNVIGVQTQSIRGIAWMTFTVEVSDSGRLNRVLGIVADLNGVRAARRR, encoded by the coding sequence ATGAAGAGTCTCTCGTCCGAACACGCGCCCACAGCGCCGGTGATTGCTGCCACGGCTGCCAGCCTGCCCGAGCAGGCCGACGCGCTGGCGCGTGCCCGCGCCTTTGCCGAACCGCTGCTCAGCAGCGCGGAGCTGGATACCGGTGAAAACGTGCTGGCCCATGCCGACGCCGTGGCCCGCATCCTGCATAGCATTGGTGGATCGCAGGCCATGCAGGCGGCCTGCTACCTGGTCTACACCTGCGACCACCTGAACAAGCCGCACGAGGTGATTGCCAAGGCCTTTGGCAGCAACTTTGCCGACTTGGCCATGGAGACCACCAAGCTGGTGCGGGTGCAGCGCATGGCGCGTATCGCCCAGCAGTCGGCCAGCCACGCCGCCACCCCCATACCCATGGCCCAGACGGCCGCCGCGCAGACCGAGAGTGTGCGTAAGATGCTGCTGGCCTTCTCGCGTGATCTGCGCGTGGTCATGCTGCGCCTGGCTTCGCGGCTGCAGACGCTGCGCCACTTTGCAGCTACCAAGCTTGTCCTGCCGCCCGGGTTGGCCAGCGAGTCGCTTCAGGTGTTTGCCCCCTTGGCCAACCGCCTGGGTATCTGGGAAATCAAGTGGGAGATAGAAGACCTGTCCTTCCGCTTCCTGGAGCCCGACACCTACCGCCATGTTGCCCGGCTGCTGGACGAAAAGCGGGTGGAGCGCGAAGCCCATGTCGAGAAACTGCGCCTGCAGCTGGCGCATGACCTGAGCCAGCAGGGCATACACGCCACCGTGCAGGGGCGTCCCAAACACATCTACAGCATTGTTAAAAAGATGCGCGGCAAGTCGCTGGGCTTCGACCAGGTATACGACATACGCGCGCTGCGCATCGTGGTGCCCACGGTGCCCGATTGTTATGCGGCCCTGGGCTGGGTGCACGACCACTTCACCCCGGTGCCCGACGAGTTTGACGACTACATTGCCCGGCCCAAGGCCAATGGTTACCAGTCGTTGCACACCGTGGTGCGTGACGCGACCGGCCAGCCCATCGAAGTACAGGTGCGCACCCAGGCCATGCACGACCATGCCGAGACCGGTGTTGCCGCCCATTGGGCCTACAAGGAAGCGGGTGCCAAAGGCTACGGTGGCAGCGTCACCGCGGCGGGCGAGTACGACGCCAAGATCGCCGTGCTGCGCCAACTGCTGGCCTGGGAGCGCGATCTGTCGGGCGCACAAGAGGGCAGTCAGCAGGACAGGGTGAGTTTTGACGACCGCATCTACGTGCTGACCCCCAACGCGGCCATTGTGGAGCTGCCCCAGGGCGCCACCGCGGTGGACTTTGCCTACAGCGTGCACACCACCCTGGGCCACCGCTGTCGCGGCGCGCGGGTAGATGGTGTCATGGTGCCGTTGAATACGCCGCTCAAAAACGGCCAGACGGTAGAGGTGAGTACGGTCAAGGAGGGTGGCCCGTCGCGCGACTGGCTCAACCCGGAGCTGGGCTTTCTGGTCAGCCACCGCGCGCGCGCCAAGGTGCGCGCCTGGTTCAACGCGCTGGCCATGGGCGAGACGGTTGCAAAGGGCCGCGAGGCGGTGGAGAAACTGTTGCAGCGTGAAGGCAAGACGGCCGTCAAGCTGGACGATCTGGCTTCACAACTGGGCTTTAACTCCGCCGACGACTTGTTTGAGGTGGTGGGCAAAGACGAGTTCTCGCTGCGCAACATCGAACTGCTGCTGCGCCCGCCCGAGCCTGCGGCTGCGCAAGACGATTACCTGCCGCTCAAAAAGCCACGCGCCACGGGCGGCAAAGGTGGTGTTCTCGTGGTGGGGGTCGATTCACTGATGACGCAGTTGGCCAAATGCTGCAAGCCGGCACCGCCCGACGCCATTTGCGGCTTTGTGACCCGCGGCAAGGGCGTCAGCGTGCACCGCGCCGACTGCTCCAACCTGCGCAACATGGTCACCCGCAGCGGCGACCGTGTGATTGAGGTGGAGTGGGGTGGCAAGACCGGGGGCGATGGCTCTGTCTACCCGGTCGATGTGGCCGTGGAGGCCAACGACCGCCAGGGTCTGCTGCGCGACATCTCCGAGGTGTTCGCCAAGGAAAAGATGAATGTGATCGGCGTGCAGACCCAGTCGATACGCGGTATTGCGTGGATGACGTTCACCGTGGAGGTGAGTGATTCCGGCCGGCTGAACCGGGTGCTGGGCATTGTGGCGGACCTGAATGGGGTGCGGGCGGCACGGCGGCGGTGA